One stretch of Arachis hypogaea cultivar Tifrunner chromosome 20, arahy.Tifrunner.gnm2.J5K5, whole genome shotgun sequence DNA includes these proteins:
- the LOC112782680 gene encoding prohibitin-1, mitochondrial: MNLKNMKVPNVPGGAGGGAASALLKLSVIGGIGLYAAANSLYNVEGGHRAIVFNRLIGVKDKVYPEGTHFVVPWFERPVIYDVRARPHLVESTSGSRDLQMVKIGLRVLTRPLPSELPTIYRTLGENFNERVLPSIIHETLKAVVAQYNASQLITQREAVSREIRKVLTERAVNFNIALDDVSITTLTFGKEFTAAIEAKQVAAQEAERAKFVVEKAEQDKRSVVIRAQGEAKSAQLIGQAIANNPAFITLRKIEAAREIANTVSNAANKVYLNSDDLLLNLQEMKLEPSKK, from the exons ATGAATCTGAAGAACATGAAGGTTCCGAACGTTCCCGGAGGTGCTGGTGGTGGCGCAGCGTCGGCGCTGTTGAAGCTGAGTGTCATCGGTGGGATTGGTTTGTATGCTGCTGCCAACAGTCTCTACAATGTTGAGGGAGGACACCGAGCTATTGTTTTCAACCGTTTGATTGGTGTCAAAGACAAG GTCTATCCGGAAGGGACACACTTCGTTGTTCCATGGTTTGAGAGGCCTGTCATATATGATGTTCGTGCACGACCGCATCTAGTTGAGAGTACCTCAGGAAGTCGTGATCTCCAGATG GTGAAAATTGGGCTTCGAGTCCTTACTCGTCCTTTGCCAAGTGAGTTACCTACAATTTATCGGACCCTTGGTGAGAACTTCAATGAAAGGGTTTTACCTTCAATTATACATGAAACTTTGAAAGCTGTTGTCGCCCAATACAATGCCAGCCAGCTTATTACTCAGCGCGAG GCTGTTAGTAGGGAAATCCGGAAGGTTCTGACTGAGAGGGCTGTTAACTTCAATATCGCCCTTGATGATGTGTCAATTACCACTCTAACGTTTGGCAAGGAATTTACTGCTGCAATTGAAGCCAAACAGGTGGCTGCACAAGAAGCTGAGAGGGCTAAATTTGTTGTGGAGAAAGCTGAACAAGACAAGAGAAGTGTCGTAATTAGAGCACAG GGAGAAGCAAAAAGTGCCCAACTTATTGGACAAGCTATTGCCAACAATCCAGCTTTTATCACACTGAGGAAGATCGAAGCCGCAAGAGAGATTGCGAATACCGTATCCAACGCAGCAAACAAGGTTTACCTGAACTCAGATGATCTGTTGCTGAATCTTCAGGAGATGAAGTTGGAGCCAAGCAAGAAGTGA